The following proteins are encoded in a genomic region of Mahella australiensis 50-1 BON:
- a CDS encoding OmpL47-type beta-barrel domain-containing protein, with amino-acid sequence MFILLKRSVGRWISAILAAVFLITVFGVPVVPAISAKAEGLADYYVSPDGDDSNPGTLEAPFRTIEKARDTVRAAIANGMTSDITVMLRGGTYYLDSTVTFDERDSGRNGYKVIYKNYPGEEPVLNGGTRITDWEPYEGNIYKAKVGEGTTDVPEQLGDEMLVNGGFEDAMAQWIVEKPWPVDPQDIAEISTNEAKSGSHSLHINEPRADGNGAMDTFQWVDVDTTKTYRYTFWAKYVSGSAGFRIMQANASGQQVSFNGFQLDKTANDWKMYAGTIGPAGSGADIIWNANTVKIRFELRNYPLDNNYRTVVGEAYYDDASFKEVLSKGGPVYEGMYFNTLYENGERSWKARYPNIGDDGKNVFKDTQGPTTNTQFHFTEGDIPAVGDMSGLQVYLSQDSGWNAGIYEVKNVDYADRSVTLKYPASSIPAQSRYYIQGAVEFLDQPGEFYLDKATGTLYYWPRETPIEQQIIEIPQLKTILEVKGSSEQSPVHDVIFNGLTIGNTDLVDNYYFGGMANLQQLIQTKMSAVWMENVRNIEIINCRLTNIGMNGIRLFGLAQYNEIKGNQICDIGGAGVFLEGPCLRQGTINDLTANSINDHNLVSNNRIFRTGFFNAFDGYGIIIVGSGDNIISHNRIYDTTRGAIELYDDWMRTLGKTAADGTVVTRENVKTYTHTRNNIVEFNDIFDAVTEAGDAGPIYAYHTGVGNIINNNWIHDINGYGKYGTNNINGIYLDALADGFTVTNNIISNMNEENRDVPISAIMDNIIEGGQAQLGDNLYKNNLIVDNKNLRRGFWIRQSPNAVIENNVLCEVNPIYHLEHGQPQDLIKKADNNVFFNISDEYKIEGVANVSTIDQWKQINEGIFDSNSITANPEFINPDEHDYRFIYDSPVYALGVEDIDLKDIGLTEDFPFTDQSDKLDRLYIHSEQSNNKSWTPLALNNSLQLKLLGRTVDGYIADLSGADIQYASDDEGIAVVDKHGLVTAISRGIARITATVKKGGITKTSSFDILSGFDYAINTNLIEQNQLDLEQFVSKTLRDCYDPDSSIVSYSSDNEQVAVVDDHGGVTGIQPGIANILASVTTSGVTRYVHIKITVIKNILNEVLVSSMEPLTVGSSALLDIRGIMLDGKDANLAEAGISFSSSAPEIATVNSDGLVTVKKHGRAIISAEVTLGGITVSGSMIIMNRNAYESIEAVIYDDIKYPVSAMSDPPIIWNTQGNGWVCYNNVDFQYGVSKFILNVAVSDGWAGGRVEIRLDAPDGQLIGTMVVQSTGGFQNYQTQEVSVDTVTGVHGLYLVFPDKAGGSSGNFDWFKFVPIPDNVSPVTTTEIVGQQGENGWYTSDVTVTFAATDDVSGIARTEYSMDSGQTWETYSQPIVLTGDEQYVIMYRSVDKAGNVEEAKTVALAIDKTAPAFNLTVNGTSFEDASVFEDYQFLSFAVEAEDNLSGIAISSVVVDGEPYQPDTKMDFAGKLGQHSIAIVVEDKAGNTTEANLTFEITTSIASMQGLLDRYKASGDIKNPLFMQLSNDLKQAEFFMDKVEEQLGADNEDGDKGLGIGHRIKDLIEKIRDKVEQKLAEANLKMAVKGMEDFKNHLNNKAMNRFVSEGAKTALNADADAFIEALTKE; translated from the coding sequence ATGTTTATATTACTAAAGCGATCTGTGGGGCGTTGGATCTCTGCTATATTGGCGGCGGTGTTCTTGATAACAGTGTTCGGCGTACCGGTTGTGCCTGCTATCAGCGCCAAAGCCGAGGGTTTAGCCGATTATTATGTGTCGCCCGATGGCGACGACTCCAATCCGGGTACGTTGGAGGCACCCTTTAGGACCATCGAAAAGGCGAGGGATACGGTGAGAGCGGCTATTGCAAATGGCATGACATCGGATATAACCGTTATGCTCCGCGGAGGTACATACTATCTTGATTCGACGGTGACATTTGATGAAAGGGACTCCGGTAGGAACGGTTATAAGGTCATATACAAGAACTATCCCGGAGAGGAACCGGTGCTCAACGGTGGTACTCGTATAACCGATTGGGAACCATACGAAGGCAATATATATAAAGCCAAAGTAGGAGAAGGCACGACAGATGTACCGGAACAGCTCGGCGATGAAATGCTCGTCAACGGAGGATTCGAAGATGCCATGGCACAGTGGATAGTAGAGAAACCGTGGCCGGTCGATCCTCAGGACATTGCGGAGATAAGCACGAACGAGGCCAAGTCGGGCAGTCATAGCCTGCATATTAATGAACCGCGCGCCGACGGAAACGGCGCTATGGATACGTTTCAATGGGTTGATGTGGACACAACAAAGACCTATCGATACACATTCTGGGCCAAATATGTATCGGGGAGTGCGGGATTTCGCATAATGCAGGCTAATGCTTCGGGGCAACAGGTTTCATTTAATGGATTTCAACTGGATAAAACGGCAAACGACTGGAAGATGTATGCGGGGACTATAGGACCGGCGGGAAGCGGCGCAGATATAATATGGAATGCCAATACGGTGAAGATAAGATTTGAACTGAGGAACTATCCGTTGGATAATAATTATAGAACGGTTGTAGGCGAAGCGTATTATGATGATGCTTCCTTTAAAGAGGTGCTTTCCAAAGGCGGGCCTGTGTATGAAGGCATGTATTTTAACACATTGTATGAGAACGGAGAGAGAAGTTGGAAAGCCAGGTATCCCAATATAGGCGACGACGGTAAGAATGTTTTCAAAGATACGCAGGGACCGACCACAAATACTCAATTCCACTTTACCGAAGGAGATATACCGGCGGTCGGTGATATGAGCGGTCTTCAGGTATATCTTTCCCAGGATTCCGGTTGGAATGCGGGGATATATGAGGTGAAGAACGTTGATTATGCCGATAGAAGCGTAACGCTTAAATATCCTGCAAGCTCTATTCCCGCGCAGTCGCGTTATTATATCCAGGGGGCGGTGGAATTTTTGGATCAACCGGGGGAATTTTATCTGGATAAAGCTACCGGTACATTGTATTACTGGCCGAGGGAAACCCCTATCGAGCAGCAGATAATCGAAATTCCGCAACTAAAGACGATTTTGGAGGTAAAGGGGAGTTCGGAGCAAAGCCCGGTACATGATGTCATATTTAATGGTCTCACGATTGGAAACACTGATTTGGTTGACAATTATTATTTCGGTGGTATGGCTAATTTACAGCAATTAATACAAACTAAAATGAGTGCAGTTTGGATGGAAAATGTGCGAAATATTGAAATTATAAACTGCCGATTAACTAATATTGGTATGAATGGTATACGGTTATTCGGGCTTGCTCAGTATAACGAAATTAAAGGGAATCAGATATGTGATATCGGTGGGGCTGGTGTATTTTTAGAAGGTCCATGTTTGCGTCAGGGTACAATAAATGATCTAACTGCTAATTCGATTAATGATCATAACCTTGTATCAAATAATCGGATTTTTCGTACGGGTTTTTTCAATGCGTTTGACGGATATGGTATCATTATAGTCGGCAGCGGAGACAATATTATCTCTCATAATCGGATTTATGATACAACCAGAGGAGCAATTGAACTTTACGATGATTGGATGAGAACTCTAGGAAAGACTGCAGCAGACGGTACAGTTGTTACGAGAGAAAATGTAAAGACTTATACGCACACTCGAAATAATATTGTGGAGTTTAATGACATTTTTGATGCTGTAACTGAAGCGGGTGACGCAGGCCCTATCTATGCCTATCATACTGGAGTGGGGAATATTATTAATAACAACTGGATACATGATATTAATGGTTATGGGAAATATGGAACAAATAACATAAACGGAATATACTTAGATGCCTTAGCGGATGGATTTACAGTAACCAATAACATTATTTCTAATATGAATGAAGAAAACAGAGATGTTCCTATTTCAGCGATAATGGACAACATAATAGAAGGAGGACAAGCACAGCTGGGCGATAACCTATATAAAAACAACTTAATTGTTGATAATAAAAATTTGAGAAGAGGATTTTGGATACGACAATCGCCAAATGCCGTAATTGAGAACAACGTTCTCTGCGAAGTAAATCCTATTTATCACTTGGAGCATGGACAACCGCAGGACTTAATTAAAAAAGCAGATAACAACGTGTTTTTCAATATTAGTGATGAATATAAAATAGAGGGAGTGGCTAATGTTTCGACAATTGACCAATGGAAGCAGATCAATGAGGGAATTTTCGACTCAAATTCCATTACAGCAAATCCTGAGTTTATTAATCCAGATGAGCATGATTACAGGTTTATATACGACTCTCCCGTTTATGCACTAGGTGTTGAGGATATCGATTTAAAAGATATCGGTCTGACAGAAGATTTTCCATTTACTGATCAGTCTGACAAACTGGATAGACTATATATACATTCCGAACAATCGAACAATAAGTCGTGGACGCCTCTTGCTTTGAATAATTCATTGCAGTTGAAGTTATTAGGGCGAACAGTTGATGGGTATATAGCTGATTTGTCAGGCGCAGATATACAATATGCTAGTGACGATGAAGGTATTGCGGTTGTTGATAAACATGGATTAGTAACGGCCATAAGCAGAGGTATAGCTCGGATTACTGCGACGGTTAAGAAAGGTGGGATAACAAAAACAAGCAGTTTCGATATTTTGTCTGGGTTTGACTATGCAATCAACACTAATTTAATCGAGCAAAATCAACTGGATTTAGAACAGTTTGTTTCAAAGACACTAAGAGATTGTTATGATCCGGATTCTTCTATTGTATCGTATAGTAGTGATAATGAACAGGTTGCAGTGGTGGATGATCATGGTGGCGTTACAGGAATACAACCTGGGATAGCCAACATACTTGCTTCTGTGACCACTAGCGGGGTTACCAGATATGTTCATATAAAGATAACAGTTATCAAAAACATTCTGAATGAAGTTTTGGTAAGCAGTATGGAGCCGTTAACAGTTGGATCTTCAGCTCTACTTGATATCAGAGGGATCATGCTGGATGGAAAGGATGCTAATTTAGCGGAGGCAGGGATTTCTTTCAGCAGCAGCGCCCCAGAAATTGCTACTGTAAATAGTGATGGTCTGGTTACGGTTAAAAAGCATGGCAGAGCTATAATTTCAGCAGAGGTAACATTGGGCGGGATTACAGTATCAGGTTCAATGATTATTATGAATCGAAATGCATATGAGTCTATTGAGGCTGTCATTTATGATGACATCAAATATCCGGTTTCCGCTATGTCGGATCCTCCAATTATTTGGAACACTCAAGGGAATGGCTGGGTATGTTATAATAACGTTGATTTTCAATATGGAGTATCAAAATTTATTCTCAATGTGGCAGTGAGCGATGGATGGGCCGGGGGTCGCGTGGAAATAAGGCTTGATGCTCCCGACGGGCAACTGATAGGCACGATGGTTGTGCAGTCTACCGGTGGATTCCAGAATTATCAGACGCAAGAGGTATCTGTCGATACGGTCACGGGCGTTCATGGTTTATACCTCGTATTTCCGGATAAAGCGGGCGGATCAAGCGGCAATTTCGATTGGTTCAAATTTGTGCCAATACCGGACAATGTGTCGCCGGTAACAACCACCGAAATAGTGGGGCAGCAGGGTGAGAATGGCTGGTATACATCCGATGTAACGGTTACATTTGCAGCGACAGACGATGTATCCGGCATTGCAAGAACTGAATACAGTATGGACAGCGGCCAGACGTGGGAGACATACAGCCAGCCCATTGTTCTGACAGGAGATGAGCAATACGTGATCATGTATCGCTCCGTCGACAAGGCCGGTAATGTCGAAGAGGCTAAGACTGTGGCTTTGGCTATAGACAAGACAGCGCCGGCATTCAACCTGACGGTTAACGGAACATCATTTGAGGATGCTTCTGTATTTGAGGATTATCAATTTTTAAGCTTCGCTGTTGAAGCTGAGGATAATCTGTCCGGCATAGCAATATCATCTGTTGTTGTAGATGGTGAGCCGTATCAACCGGACACAAAAATGGATTTCGCGGGTAAGCTGGGACAGCATAGCATCGCTATTGTCGTAGAGGATAAGGCGGGAAACACCACAGAAGCGAACCTCACATTTGAAATAACGACCAGCATTGCTTCTATGCAGGGGTTGCTGGACCGCTATAAAGCATCGGGGGACATAAAAAACCCGTTGTTTATGCAGCTCAGCAATGATCTAAAGCAAGCCGAGTTCTTTATGGACAAAGTAGAAGAGCAGCTTGGAGCGGATAATGAGGACGGGGACAAAGGCTTAGGAATCGGACACAGGATAAAAGACTTGATAGAAAAGATACGGGATAAAGTCGAGCAGAAGCTTGCGGAAGCCAATCTGAAAATGGCTGTAAAGGGCATGGAGGATTTCAAGAATCATCTTAACAACAAAGCCATGAACAGGTTCGTATCGGAGGGTGCGAAGACGGCTCTCAATGCTGATGCCGATGCATTTATTGAAGCGTTGACGAAAGAATAA